One Cucumis melo cultivar AY chromosome 8, USDA_Cmelo_AY_1.0, whole genome shotgun sequence genomic window, aacccatgtaTTCACTTCTATTAAACTGAATTCTGATCCCCCACACTAATCTCTGTTCCAtctaaatataattaataacagGATGGGTTAAATATAAACAGCATCTTAGAATCCGTTCGATTATTTCCCTTCATATATTTCCAATAGTAGTATTTTAAATAATCCACTAACGAGCTCCacaaattaaagaaataaaatagaaGAAACCGAAGAATATATGTTTTTccaggaaaaaagaaaaaagaagcaaTAAAAATACTCTACATATACGTACTTTAAATTATCTCAGGAATGCTTTGCAATGAAGGCCTCCACGAACGTTGCTGACGCAATTTCACAACCTGGTCATTATTATTATCACCATTTTGATCGTTGATAACGTTGACAAGGCGAGCCATAACATGTTCGAAGCTAGAATCCGCCATGTTTAACCATCCAACCAATTCTTCTAGCTCCTTCTTCGTCATCCTTATTTTCACCTCTCTCAAATTAGTCTCTTTAGAACAACAAGAACTGCCTTCTTCGTGCCTTCTCTGACGGTGGTTCTTCAACGGCGGAGTCCTCCGATCGCTGCATCCCGTCACCGGAGTGGAGTATTGACCTTTGCAACAGTTACCCATGTGATTGGTGggaatttaattttgtaattgtGTCTCTTGGCGGATATTTGTATTATTGTTGTTTTGAGGGTAGAGATTTGGTAAGATCCGACATTGTAAATAGAATTAACTGTTAGATTTTTACACGTGGCATTTGATGGGAAGGTGGTGGTTGACCAAACTCCGATACGGAAGTTTTTTATTTGTGGGACCTACAGATAAATGATGATCTCAACGGTCACAATTACTTTGCTTTTATGTACTTGCCATCTCCCTAATCTAACTAACCTAAAATAATTTTAGGTCTCTGTCCCACCCATTGCACTggtttttatttagttaaaatAATATTGTCTATCGAGGTTCCAtcttctatttttatcgtttatcatattaattaattattaattacaATCTAATCGATCAAATCTTACAAATTTTTATCGTTTATCATATTAATTAACTGTAACAATAAAAAATTTACGTACATATTCTGTGAAAAAATCACGTTATATGACATAGCATAACttaactcaaaaaaaaaaaaaaaaaaagttaaacagTCCGGTATAGCCAAGTGGGGGAGACGAACTAAAAAAGTAAACACGAAAGCTATACAACAAAACATTACTTAATGAATCAATATATATAGGCTAAATAATTTAACTAGCTTGGAAATATCATCTTCATCAAAGATAACATATGATGAATCCATCAAATTAGTTTTCACAATTAAAGATCGAAAACCCATTTGTATGAAGAAGCATAACTAATCAATATATCAAATATTTCATTATCACAATACGGGGAGTTAAAAgagaatttgaatttgaattcaAAGAAGTAATACATATCAATTTATAAACGTTTGTtactgtgtgtgtgtgttttttttctttttctaatagaacattatttatttatgaaagtATGTCCATTATTATTGGTTTGATGGGGAAGTTATTTGTTATGCAGCTTTCAGGTGAATATAATTGAGATCTATATAATCAATGCATTTATTCGCATTGGTTTTTTCTACGATATCTTCATTGCTTTCATTATTGACTCTCAATCCATAAATATGCATCTATATATACTTCAAGTAAAGATTGTATTCATgcaaagaatgaaaaaaaagtaattaGAGAGATGAAGTAAGGAAATAGCATATATACtaaattagaaatatatatcttaaTTTCACAATTACATTGTTAGCTAGCTGTTACaattcatattatattaatatatataaaaacatttgGAAAAGGAAGGTTAGAATGTTGGATTTTAAACAAACTACTATAGTGTGAAATGGAATATAAAACTGGAATCTTAATTACTAACCAAACCacaattattatattatattatttgaatGTGTAACAAATATCAATCATATATTTTTCTTGCACGTAGCTACATAAAACATCAAATTTAACACGATTTCAATTGGAATTAATTAAATTCACGGCTATTTAAGGTcaatttgattaaaatttagGTCATGTATCAGAGTGAAGaataataattgttttaaattgAAGGGGAAGATATATGATGATAATGAATGTTAGGTAGAGGGTAAGGATTAGTctatatcttcttttctaaattttcaGCATAATAAGTCAACATTAGACATCTTGCTGGTCTTATTGTTCTTAATCTAAATATATACAAGATTTTAATTTCTTGTGTAATAAGATAGGTTGCTTCATCTTTTAAAACATAGAGACCAAAGTTTTGTTATTGATTGGGTATAGGGTAAGCGTTGGAAAATTTATTCATTTCACCCACATTATCCGCCCACCGGTATGATCCAAATTGTGGGCTTTGTATATTGCATGTAATCTctagaaattttttaaatgttatcATGATCatgttatttattatatatatgtaattattTTTCATGTCATTTCATTGCATCTGCTCTATGCTTTTTTGTGTATCATTAAGTTTTTCCCTTTTAAGAAAATTCTAATTAGACCTTTTTAAGTGAATGTTTGactattttttattgttttcttctAATTGCTCAACTATTTTTCTATTTACACATAGAAAAGGTTTGTTCTGTATAAACAAACTAAGAGAGGTTTAAATCTAGATGACGAATTCATGAAATTAGTCGCATTGTATGGATCTTTTATTTCTCTCCTTTCTTGTAAACTAAAATGTCTCATTAgtcttttattatatataacaaTGAAAAACTAATTGTCTAGATCGATTAgacaaattttttaaattatactAAACTTAAATCATGcgaattaaaatatatatttttcctaTAATTATAATGCATACAACGATccaattattaattaaaataaatatataaagcACATGCATATTATTTTTGCAATGAAAGCACATGAAATAATGTAAAGAGGGTATATAAATAAAGTACATAATAATGTCAAATGGAGATTGGAAAAATGATGGAGAAATTATGGTTTGCAGATTGCTGGGTGCGTTCTCACTCTTCATAAATTGTATTGGAACAGTACAATTCTCAAATCATTCCCAAATTGGGAGTCTCATATAaagtcttttcttttcttttttagtttgaaattttCTTGCTTGAACTTGAAACGAGGCAGCTCAATATTTAGTAGATATACAAAATCATCACTAATTTTAATAAAGATTTCGAGTTTGTTTAGGGAGATTTGACTTGAGTCATGTCAAATTTTTATGCTTAAATTGAGATAATTAACAAATTTGTGTTCATTTGATATATCGATCTTCACACAGAGaatgaaataatatatatatatatatatatatatatatatatatatatatatatatatatatatgtttaattgTATTATTGTGATAGGAAGCACTTGTAGTTGAAAGAGGAGCAGTCAATTGGAGGTCTTCCTTTGAATAAATGGGATTTATATCTCTTTTAGATAGCTTTGGGTCTCTCATATTTAATGATATTTTTCGGCTTTTGAATTTTCAGCGATCCTGTTCCACGTGAATTATTAATGAAACATTTATGTAAATAGTATCTTAgtaggaaaattattttataggATAAATTCACTGCAAAAGTTTTACATATATATTGCAAAATATCTTGGTTTATTTGTAATAAATTGATGTTTGTACCTATCTGTCGTGATAAAGTTGTAAATTGTGATGTTTTGTTATATGTGTAGAAGTTTCGATTTGTTTGAAAACAATCTTAAAGGTATTTAAGTAAAAAGTAATGATTAGCTTGGTATATTTAATAAAGATCAAGTTGCACCTAATAACACATACAcgaataaaaaaattattttaaaaa contains:
- the LOC103485326 gene encoding uncharacterized protein LOC103485326; the protein is MGNCCKGQYSTPVTGCSDRRTPPLKNHRQRRHEEGSSCCSKETNLREVKIRMTKKELEELVGWLNMADSSFEHVMARLVNVINDQNGDNNNDQVVKLRQQRSWRPSLQSIPEII